A genomic region of Chaetodon auriga isolate fChaAug3 chromosome 11, fChaAug3.hap1, whole genome shotgun sequence contains the following coding sequences:
- the wapla gene encoding wings apart-like protein homolog has protein sequence MTSRFGKTYNRKGGEANSKFEEVFSNKRPTLTTKWGETTYKAQLGAKRPLLKPEVAELPKRPRLEDSDSEDDPFGFDSDDESKVSDSDVTKMAAVQDGGTATIVTPAQASASSAAKFTSKGTSEVKVEKNNLPWFKSTSDSNQKPACVASLSNTVSSDAQNSSVSQRSMSSSPAIDTMLKLSTDAPGGSRDFQTSSSNDGLPSEEMKSAELEPPPEPVDNIPPSPFTLRASNCKKYQRPGRPNKMSSEPSENSNKPTETASAQDKPNSVLSASASSTAASVKPAAKPAGRGGGRVRDYTVLHPSCLSVCNVTIQDSIERSIDELVTPAAPADLGEAGQMKKKSDAPPPKPTRFRPTQTKTKKTKTETKLEFFGFEDKEDQEGEEGPEGGMAGKSSYKIKYFGFDDLSESDSDEESSQAKEKKAKKAAAALAALSSSVDSPHTSDSQDSQASSNTDAFDFSDDSSPGGTEGQKGRSGKPSDKSKDIGLKKIFSGPKKSPAKAVYNARHWNQPEPEEIPVPPPSRSQTAPAILSSSSKDSNSHKDDGLFKAPPPPPKVIKSETIPTRLNQDIVTALKCRKEHKELYTVVQHVKHFNDVVEFGENQEFTDDFEYLETGLKSSQPLNTRCLSIISLATRCAMPSFRMHLRARGKVAQVFKMLSDAPQHPNLALCTAALMYILSRDRLNMDLDRACLELMIKLLELDQDYSAHQDQLTAKEVEKVKEKIRKLCETVHNKHLDLENITTGHLAMETLLSLTSKRAGDWFKEELRLLGGLDHIVDKVKECVQNLSQEDDKENLVASLWGAERCLRVLESVTVQNPENQGYLIAYKESQLIVSSARALRYCEDMIQRYSRALNNSSLSVSGAALPHCSFSNVGKAVEDCMRAVIGVLLNLTHDNEWGSTKTGEQEQLIVTALNCVLRVPRYIPQEQRFDVRVLGLGLLINLVEYSSRNRHCLVDMEYSVDDTCLEDSLMQPADPTQSDTPATSASAPPSTAETQGDGADKPKSSGALAALVKLFLERERAAILAEAKTDDLISEAPKPALDQSGEWQETSGEIQWVAAETNDSQAEKKDNEKKEEEDEELDLNKALQHAGKHMEDSIVASYTALLLGCLCQGSQINVTTVREHLPKGDFSIMTEMLKKFLSFMNLTCAMGTTGQKSISRVIDYLEHC, from the exons ATGACATCTAGATTCGGTAAAACATACAACCGCAAGGGCGGGGAGGCCAATTCGAAATTTGAAGAAGTCTTCTCCAATAAACGGCCCACTCTGACCACCAAATGGGGGGAGACCACCTACAAGGCTCAGTTAGGGGCCAAAAGGCCTCTGCTAAAACCTGAAGTTGCTGAGCTTCCCAAGAGGCCCAGGCTTGAAGACAGCGACAGCGAAGATGACCCATTTGGgtttgacagtgatgatgagTCCAAAGTCAGTGATAGTGACGTGACAAAGATGGCTGCAGTGCAGGATGGTGGGACAGCCACCATTGTGACTCCTGCACAGGCCTCTGCAAGCTCAGCAGCCAAGTTCACAA GCAAGGGAACATCCGAAGTGAAGGTTGAAAAAAATAACCTGCCCTGGTTCAAAAGTACATCAGATAGCAACCAAAAACCTGCATGTGTGGCCTCTTTGTCAAACACAGTCTCCTCTGATGCTCAGAACTCCTCAGTGTCACAGAGGTCCATGTCCTCCTCCCCTGCTATAGACACCATGCTTAAACTGTCCACTGATGCACCAGGAGGTAGCAGAGACTTCCAGACCTCTTCCTCTAACGATGGACTGCCATCAGAAGAGATGAAAAGTGCTGAGTTGGAGCCTCCACCAGAACCAGTTGACAACATCCCCCCTTCCCCATTTACCCTAAGGGCCTCAAACTGCAAGAAATACCAGCGACCCGGCAGGCCTAACAAAATGTCCTCTGAACCTtctgaaaacagcaacaagccCACTGAAACAGCGAGTGCCCAAGATAAACCCAACAGTGTCCTTTCTGCTAGTGCAAGTAGTACTGCTGCCAGTGTTAAACCAGCAGCCAAGCCCGCAGGCAGGGGTGGTGGGAGGGTACGGGACTACACGGTTCTGCacccttcctgtctgtctgtgtgcaatGTCACCATCCAGGACTCAATAGAGCGGAGCATTGATGAACTGGTCACCCCAGCTGCCCCCGCTGACCTTGGAGAGGCAGGCcagatgaagaagaagtcagACGCTCCCCCACCCAAACCTACCAG GTTCAGACCCACCCAGACGAAGACCAAGAAGACCAAGACTGAGACCAAGCTAGAGTTTTTTGGCTTTGAAGACAAAGAGGACCAGGAGGGCGAGGAGGGTCCAGAAGGTGGCATGGCAGGCAAGAGTAGCTACAAGATCAAATACTTTGGCTTTGATGACCTGAGTGAGAGTGACAGCGATGAGGAGAGCTCTCAGGCCAAAGAGAAGAAGGCCAAAAAGGCTGCCGCAGCCTTGGCTGCTCTGAGCTCCAGCGTGGACAGCCCGCATACGAGTGACTCTCAGGACAGCCAGGCCAGCAGCAACACAG ATGCTTTTGACTTCTCTGATGACTCCAGTCCTGGTGGCACTGAGGGACAGAAAGGACGCTCAGGGAAGCCAAGCGATAAATCCAAGGACATTGGACTCAAAAAGATCTTCAGTGGACCCAAAAAG TCCCCCGCTAAAGCTGTGTACAACGCTCGCCACTGGAACCAACCTGAGCCCGAAGAGATTCCCGTGCCTCCGCCTTCTCGATCTCAAACTGCTCCG gcCATTTTATCGAGCAGCAGCAAGGACAGCAACTCCCATAAAGATGATGGTTTGTTTAAAGCTCCTCCACCGCCGCCCAAAGTCATTAAGTCAGAGACCATCCCCACGCGACTCAACCAGGATATTGTCACGGCCCTCAAATGCAGGAAGGAGCACAAGGAG CTGTACACGGTGGTGCAGCATGTGAAGCACTTCAATGACGTGGTGGAGTTTGGCGAGAATCAAGAGTTCACAGATGATTTTGAGTACCTGGAGACGGGGCTGAAGAGCAGCCAGCCACTCAACACAAGATGCCTTAG TATAATCAGCTTGGCCACACGGTGTGCCATGCCCAGTTTCAGGATGCACCTGCGGGCCAGAGGGAAAGTGGCGCAGGTCTTCAAAATGCTCAGCGATGCTCCACAGCACCCC AACCTTGCTCTGTGCACGGCTGCCCTGATGTACATTCTGAGTCGGGATCGTCTGAACATGGATCTGGACAGAGCCTGCCTGGAGCTTATGATCAAGCTGCTGGAGTTGGACCAGGACTACTCGGCCCACCAGGATCAGCTCACTGCAAAGGAGGTGGAAAAGGTCAAGGAGAAAATCAGGAAGCTGTGTGAGACTGTGCACAACAAGCACCTCGACTTGGAGAACATCACG ACGGGCCACCTTGCCATGGAGACATTGCTCTCGCTAACCTCTAAGAGAGCTGGGGACTGGTTCAAAGAAGAGCTGCGGCTACTGGGAGGTTTGGACCATATTGTAGATAAAG TTAAAGAGTGTGTGCAGAACCTGAGCCAAGAGGACGACAAGGAGAACCTCGTAGCGTCTTTATGGGGGGCTGAGAGGTGTCTGAGAGTGCTTGAAAGT GTGACAGTGCAGAACCCAGAAAACCAGGGTTACTTGATTGCCTACAAAGAGTCACAACTCATTGTCTCTTCTGCCAG AGCTTTGCGGTACTGCGAGGACATGATCCAGCGGTATAGCAGGGCTTTAAACAACAGCTCCCTGTCAGTGTCGGGTGCAGCGCTGCCCCACTGCAGCTTCAGTAACGTGGGCAAGGCGGTGGAGGACTGCATGAGGGCTGTCATAGGAGTGCTGCTCAACCTCACCCATGACAATG agtgGGGAAGTACTAAGACAGGTgagcaggagcagctgataGTAACCGCTCTGAATTGCGTCCTTCGAGTTCCTCGCTACATCCCCCAGGAGCAGCGCTTTGACGTGCGAGTGCTG GGTCTTGGTCTACTAATTAACCTTGTGGAGTACAGCTCCAGAAACCGCCACTGCCTGGTGGACATGGAGTACAGCGTAGACGACACCTGTCTGGAAGACAGCCTGATGCAGCCTGCTGACCCAACACAATCTGACACGCCTGCAACGTCAGCGTCAGCACCGCCGAGCACAGCTGAGACTCAGGGAGACGGGGCTGACAAGCCCAAGTCCTCCGGTGCTTTGGCTGCCCTGGTGAAG CTCTTCCTGGAGAGGGAGCGCGCCGCCATCCTGGCGGAGGCTAAAACTGACGACCTCATCAGCGAGGCACCCAAGCCGGCACTGGACCAAAGCGGGGAGTGGCAGGAGACATCAGGAGAGATCCAGTGGGTGGCAGCCGAAACCAACGACAGCCAAGCTGAgaagaaagacaatgaaaagaaggaggaggaggatgaagagttGGACCTAAATAAAG CTCTGCAGCATGCAGGCAAGCATATGGAGGACAGCATTGTTGCGTCCTATACTGCTCTGCTGTTGGGCTGCCTCTGCCAGGGCAGCCAG atAAATGTGACTACTGTGAGAGAGCATCTACCTAAAGGGGATTTCTCCATCATGACAGAAATGCTGAAGAAGTTCCTGAGTTTCATGAACCTCACT TGTGCAATGGGCACCACAGGACAGAAGTCCATCTCGCGGGTCATCGACTACCTGGAGCACTGTTAA